One genomic region from Deltaproteobacteria bacterium encodes:
- a CDS encoding tripartite tricarboxylate transporter TctB family protein, with amino-acid sequence MQKAVSLLFDAFFLVLLAAAVATAWRWPFATKLFPLTIAIPVLVVAAAQFTKDAFFKGSADEDEEPRERIRDIEVDRSVPTRLVVQRAGTFYLCALGFLAAILLIGFKLSVPLFMLFYFRRFSRAGWIVTLILTGLLTGLVLGLFDAVLHVGWPDNLLDHVLGRWAA; translated from the coding sequence ATGCAAAAGGCCGTCTCCCTGCTGTTCGACGCGTTCTTCCTGGTGCTCCTGGCCGCGGCCGTGGCCACGGCTTGGCGATGGCCCTTCGCCACCAAACTCTTTCCGCTGACCATCGCCATTCCGGTGCTCGTAGTCGCCGCCGCGCAGTTCACCAAGGACGCATTTTTCAAGGGCAGCGCGGACGAGGACGAGGAGCCGCGCGAACGCATCCGCGACATCGAGGTGGACCGCTCCGTGCCCACCCGTCTCGTGGTGCAGCGGGCGGGAACCTTCTATCTGTGCGCCCTGGGCTTCCTGGCGGCGATCCTGCTCATCGGCTTCAAGCTGTCGGTGCCGCTGTTCATGTTGTTCTATTTCCGGCGCTTCAGCCGCGCGGGGTGGATCGTCACACTAATCCTGACAGGGCTCTTGACGGGATTGGTGCTCGGCCTGTTCGACGCCGTCCTCCACGTCGGATGGCCGGACAATCTGCTCGACCATGTGCTCGGGCGATGGGCGGCATGA
- a CDS encoding tripartite tricarboxylate transporter substrate-binding protein: MKTKSTWTWLTLTLACVALFAAQAGAAENAADFFKGKRMTMLVQYSPGGTFDIRARWMARHLPAVTGAKTIVRNLPGGGGVAGYNRLFRLPPDGLTLLTAHTKLVAFDLFGRKGVKYDYDKFGYLGRVIRTNTALLVRKDLPSDIEGLRKLKRIRIGASSPFNEGMIAEMFDLPVTIVPGYGGSSERMAAIARGELDATTASISTGLRFKDRVNIAFAFVKDKRAPDVPSLADLGAKEPWRSYALSFSDIFGTVVASPGVPEARQQFLSAALKKITGLEKAQKEAAKMKLVVEWTGPDDLKKTLKPFLDLNAETTKQLKHVIERKYVGKLK; encoded by the coding sequence ATGAAGACGAAATCGACCTGGACATGGCTGACCTTGACTTTAGCGTGCGTCGCGCTCTTCGCCGCCCAGGCAGGCGCGGCGGAAAACGCCGCGGACTTCTTCAAGGGCAAGCGCATGACGATGCTCGTGCAGTACTCGCCCGGCGGCACCTTCGACATTCGCGCCCGCTGGATGGCGCGGCACCTGCCCGCGGTCACCGGCGCCAAGACCATCGTGCGCAACCTGCCGGGCGGCGGCGGGGTCGCCGGCTACAACAGGCTGTTCCGGCTGCCGCCGGATGGGCTGACGCTGCTCACGGCGCACACCAAGCTGGTGGCCTTCGACCTGTTCGGCCGCAAGGGAGTGAAGTACGACTACGACAAGTTCGGTTATCTGGGGCGGGTCATCCGCACCAACACCGCCCTGCTGGTGCGCAAGGACCTGCCGTCGGACATCGAGGGCCTGCGCAAGCTCAAGCGCATCCGCATCGGCGCTTCCTCCCCCTTCAACGAGGGAATGATCGCCGAGATGTTCGACCTGCCCGTCACCATCGTGCCGGGCTACGGCGGCTCCTCGGAGCGCATGGCGGCGATCGCGCGCGGAGAGCTCGACGCCACCACCGCTTCCATATCCACGGGCCTGAGATTCAAGGACCGGGTCAACATCGCGTTCGCCTTCGTCAAGGACAAGCGCGCGCCGGACGTGCCCTCGCTGGCGGACCTGGGCGCGAAGGAGCCGTGGCGCAGCTACGCCCTGTCTTTCTCGGACATCTTCGGTACGGTCGTCGCCTCCCCCGGCGTGCCCGAGGCGCGGCAGCAATTCCTGAGCGCCGCGCTCAAGAAGATCACGGGACTGGAGAAGGCGCAGAAGGAAGCCGCCAAGATGAAGCTCGTGGTGGAGTGGACGGGGCCCGATGATCTCAAGAAGACGCTGAAACCGTTCCTGGACCTCAACGCCGAGACCACCAAGCAGCTCAAGCACGTCATCGAGCGGAAATACGTGGGCAAACTGAAGTAG
- a CDS encoding amidohydrolase family protein codes for MEIKFGLISADSHSGFDRDAFTSRMSAAKWGERIPQVREVEEKGRKVDRWCVYGKPRGDHVGNCPALMGDPFPTYPQHWDEMPVMAYDPAERLKALDADGVDAEVLFPNPPGGTFFEYGDAEFELDVVRAYNDSLARWTTVSDRYFPVTIIPYLSDPGTIRREIERATAAGHRGINLQGETPGSLPHLTDPYWDPMWDACQSLDVPVHFHGSCGLMAGRSTRFWSGYSPRQGHAAMTATSATTPAQIIPHLVFSGVTERFPRLKFVFAEAGIGGLNYVLAACDHEWETRHLWTEGLGTRPSEVVRRQMFTNFWFENEGIKLSHDIGIDNLMWESDFPHVTAFYPRSWEAVEDVLQGFSAEDRRKLLYENAVRVYRMDAVPRAAERGAQPVEARA; via the coding sequence ATGGAGATCAAGTTCGGGCTGATCAGCGCGGATTCCCACAGCGGCTTCGACCGCGACGCGTTCACCTCGCGCATGTCCGCGGCCAAGTGGGGCGAGCGCATCCCGCAGGTGCGGGAAGTGGAGGAAAAGGGCCGGAAGGTGGACCGTTGGTGCGTCTACGGCAAGCCCCGGGGCGACCACGTAGGCAACTGCCCGGCGCTCATGGGCGACCCCTTTCCCACCTACCCGCAGCACTGGGACGAGATGCCCGTGATGGCGTACGACCCGGCGGAGCGGCTCAAGGCGCTGGACGCCGACGGCGTCGATGCCGAGGTGCTGTTCCCCAACCCTCCGGGCGGCACGTTCTTCGAGTACGGAGACGCCGAATTCGAGCTGGACGTGGTACGCGCCTACAACGACTCCCTGGCGCGGTGGACCACGGTCAGCGACCGCTACTTCCCGGTGACCATCATCCCGTACCTGAGCGACCCCGGGACCATCCGGCGCGAGATCGAACGGGCCACCGCGGCCGGGCACCGCGGCATCAACCTGCAGGGCGAGACGCCGGGCTCGCTGCCCCATCTCACCGATCCCTACTGGGACCCCATGTGGGATGCGTGCCAGAGCCTGGATGTGCCGGTGCACTTCCACGGCTCCTGCGGCCTCATGGCGGGCCGTTCCACGCGCTTCTGGAGCGGCTACTCCCCGCGGCAGGGGCACGCGGCCATGACCGCCACCTCCGCGACGACACCGGCGCAGATCATTCCGCACCTCGTCTTCAGCGGCGTCACCGAGCGCTTCCCGCGCCTCAAGTTCGTATTCGCCGAAGCCGGCATCGGCGGCCTCAACTATGTGCTGGCCGCCTGCGACCACGAATGGGAAACGCGCCACCTGTGGACCGAGGGGTTGGGCACGCGTCCGAGCGAGGTGGTGCGGCGGCAGATGTTCACCAACTTCTGGTTCGAGAACGAGGGCATCAAGCTGAGCCACGACATCGGCATCGACAACCTCATGTGGGAATCGGACTTCCCGCACGTGACCGCCTTCTACCCGCGTTCCTGGGAAGCGGTGGAAGACGTGCTCCAGGGGTTCTCCGCCGAAGACCGCCGCAAACTGCTCTACGAGAACGCCGTCCGCGTATACCGCATGGACGCGGTGCCGCGCGCGGCCGAGCGCGGCGCCCAACCCGTGGAAGCGCGCGCGTGA